Proteins encoded together in one Mycobacterium sp. MS1601 window:
- a CDS encoding MlaE family ABC transporter permease — protein MSTTQVLRSRFPRAYDSAGRLVGGPGRFLESIGHVAWFVVTAVGSIGHALRFYRREVLRLVAEIGMGTGAMAVIGGTVAIVGFVTLSGGSLIAIQGFASLGNIGVEAFTGFFAALVNVRIAAPVVAGQALAATVGAGATAELGAMRISEEIDALEVMGIKSISYLVSTRILAGFVVIIPLYAMAIIMSFLSAQITTTFFYGQSLGTYEHYFRTFLRPDDVMWSFVQAIIISVIVMLNHCYYGYNASGGPVGVGEAVGRSMRASLVLIVVVVLLASLALYGVDPNFNLTV, from the coding sequence ATGTCCACCACACAAGTTCTGCGCAGCCGTTTCCCCCGCGCCTACGACAGTGCCGGGCGGTTGGTCGGCGGCCCGGGCCGCTTCCTCGAATCGATCGGCCACGTCGCATGGTTTGTCGTCACCGCCGTCGGATCCATCGGACACGCCCTGCGCTTCTACCGCCGTGAGGTACTGCGCCTGGTCGCCGAGATCGGGATGGGCACCGGCGCCATGGCCGTCATCGGCGGCACCGTGGCCATCGTCGGTTTCGTCACCCTCTCCGGCGGATCGCTGATCGCCATCCAGGGCTTCGCCTCGCTGGGAAACATCGGTGTGGAGGCCTTCACCGGCTTCTTCGCCGCCCTGGTCAACGTCCGCATCGCCGCACCCGTGGTCGCCGGTCAGGCACTGGCCGCCACGGTGGGTGCCGGAGCCACCGCCGAGTTGGGCGCCATGCGCATCAGCGAGGAGATCGACGCGCTGGAAGTCATGGGCATCAAGTCGATCTCGTACCTGGTGTCGACGCGCATCCTGGCCGGCTTCGTGGTGATCATCCCGCTGTACGCGATGGCGATCATCATGAGCTTCCTGTCGGCGCAGATCACCACCACGTTCTTCTACGGTCAGTCGCTGGGCACCTATGAGCACTACTTCCGGACGTTCCTGCGGCCCGACGACGTGATGTGGTCCTTCGTGCAGGCCATCATCATCTCGGTCATCGTGATGCTCAACCACTGCTACTACGGCTACAACGCCAGCGGTGGCCCGGTGGGTGTCGGTGAGGCCGTTGGCCGTTCGATGCGCGCCTCGTTGGTCCTGATCGTCGTCGTTGTCCTACTCGCCTCGTTGGCGCTCTACGGCGTCGACCCGAACTTCAATCTGACGGTGTAA
- a CDS encoding ABC transporter permease, whose protein sequence is MSVFVDITPDEDASAPASKPRGDGKWRGRLIRAALPLLSIVVFLVAWQLAAASGLWNQTFVPYPSTVWDAFVTVSSTHDGFRGYAGYLLWEHLYMTLRRVLIGVVVGVTVGVALGLVMGSINWVRSVLEPWLTFLRALPPLAYFFLLVIWLGIDEAPKITLLALAALPPAAVATTAAVVAAPVGLQEAARALGATRAQVIRDVVVPSALPETFTGIRLAVGMAYSSVVAAELFNGIPGIGGLVKDASNYNNTPVVLVGIFAIGISGLVIDSLLRALERRAVPWRGKI, encoded by the coding sequence GTGTCGGTATTCGTTGACATCACCCCTGACGAGGATGCCTCTGCTCCTGCGTCCAAGCCCCGCGGCGACGGCAAGTGGAGAGGCCGCCTGATCCGCGCGGCGTTGCCGCTGTTGTCCATCGTCGTGTTCCTCGTCGCCTGGCAACTGGCCGCCGCCAGTGGGCTCTGGAACCAGACCTTCGTGCCCTATCCGAGCACGGTATGGGACGCCTTCGTCACGGTGTCCAGCACCCACGACGGATTCCGCGGTTACGCCGGGTACCTGCTGTGGGAGCACCTCTACATGACGCTGCGGCGGGTACTGATCGGCGTCGTCGTCGGCGTGACCGTGGGCGTGGCACTGGGTCTGGTGATGGGCTCGATCAACTGGGTGCGCAGCGTCCTGGAACCGTGGCTGACCTTCCTGCGCGCCCTGCCGCCGCTGGCCTATTTCTTCCTGCTGGTCATCTGGCTCGGCATCGACGAGGCACCCAAGATCACGCTGCTGGCCCTGGCCGCGTTGCCACCCGCCGCCGTCGCCACCACCGCCGCTGTGGTGGCCGCACCGGTGGGTCTTCAAGAGGCGGCGCGTGCTCTGGGAGCCACTCGGGCCCAGGTGATCCGCGATGTCGTCGTGCCCTCCGCGCTGCCGGAGACCTTCACCGGTATCCGGCTGGCGGTGGGTATGGCCTACTCCTCGGTGGTGGCCGCTGAGCTGTTCAACGGAATCCCCGGTATCGGCGGTCTGGTGAAGGACGCCAGCAACTACAACAACACCCCTGTCGTGCTGGTCGGGATCTTCGCCATCGGGATCTCGGGTCTGGTGATCGACAGTCTGCTTCGCGCGCTGGAGCGGCGCGCTGTCCCATGGAGAGGGAAGATATGA
- a CDS encoding MlaE family ABC transporter permease, translated as MCVLAGKALLRPFEWREFIDQSWFLMRVAFLPTVAVSIPLTVLIIFTLNILLAEFGAADVSGAGAALGAVTQLGPLVTVLVVAGAGSTAICADLGARTIREEIDALEVLGIDPIHRLVVPRVAASTFVAFLLNGAVITIGLVGGFIFGVYIQNVSAGAYVSTLTLVTGLPEVLISVIKALTFGLIAGLVGCYRGLTVAGGAKGVGTAVNETLVLCVVALFAVNVVLTTIGVRFGTGR; from the coding sequence ATGTGTGTGCTCGCGGGCAAGGCCCTGCTGAGACCATTCGAATGGCGCGAGTTCATCGACCAGAGCTGGTTCCTGATGCGTGTCGCGTTCCTGCCCACCGTCGCCGTCTCGATCCCGCTGACGGTGCTCATCATCTTCACGCTCAACATCCTGTTGGCCGAGTTCGGCGCGGCCGACGTGTCCGGAGCCGGTGCGGCTCTGGGCGCGGTGACCCAGCTCGGTCCGTTGGTGACGGTGCTCGTGGTGGCAGGTGCCGGATCGACGGCCATCTGCGCAGACCTCGGCGCGCGCACAATCCGCGAGGAGATCGACGCACTCGAGGTGCTCGGCATCGACCCCATCCACCGCCTCGTCGTGCCGCGGGTGGCCGCGTCCACGTTCGTGGCCTTCCTGCTCAACGGCGCCGTCATCACCATCGGGCTGGTGGGTGGCTTCATCTTCGGCGTCTACATCCAGAACGTCTCGGCCGGGGCGTACGTCTCCACACTGACATTGGTCACCGGTCTTCCCGAAGTGCTGATCTCGGTCATCAAGGCGCTGACCTTCGGTCTGATCGCCGGTCTGGTGGGTTGCTACCGCGGGCTCACCGTGGCCGGCGGCGCCAAGGGTGTGGGAACCGCCGTCAACGAGACACTGGTGCTGTGCGTGGTGGCTCTGTTCGCCGTCAACGTCGTGCTGACCACCATTGGCGTCCGGTTCGGAACGGGGCGCTGA
- the pntB gene encoding Re/Si-specific NAD(P)(+) transhydrogenase subunit beta, protein MLSLETTATAAYVVAALLFILALAGLSKHETSKAGNNFGIAGMAVALIATVVLAIGRGIEPLGLGLLLAAMVIGAAIGLWRAKVVEMTGMPELIALLHSFVGLAAVLVGWNGYLHIEAHPTGADTAAMAAEGMLGIHSAEVFIGVFIGAVTFTGSIVANLKLSAKIKSTPMMLPGKNFLNVGALVVFVALTVWFVISPALWLLIVVTVLALLLGWHLVASIGGGDMPVVVSMLNSYSGWAAAASGFLLGNDLLIITGALVGSSGAYLSYIMCKAMNRSFISVIAGGFGIEAGPAEDKDYGEHREITAEAAAELLNSASSVIITPGYGMAVAQAQYGVADLTRKLRERGVNVRFGIHPVAGRLPGHMNVLLAEAKVPYDIVLEMDEINDDFDGTTVVLVIGANDTVNPAASEDPGSPIAGMPVLTVWDADNVIVFKRSMASGYAGVQNPLFFRENTQMLFGDAKDRVDAINAAL, encoded by the coding sequence ATGCTTTCTCTGGAAACTACGGCCACCGCGGCTTATGTGGTCGCGGCGCTGCTGTTCATCCTTGCGTTGGCCGGCCTGTCCAAACACGAAACGTCCAAGGCGGGCAACAATTTCGGCATCGCCGGCATGGCGGTGGCGCTGATCGCCACCGTGGTGCTTGCCATCGGCCGCGGTATCGAGCCGCTGGGCCTGGGCCTGCTGCTGGCCGCCATGGTCATCGGCGCCGCGATCGGTCTGTGGCGCGCCAAGGTCGTCGAGATGACCGGCATGCCCGAGCTCATCGCCCTGCTGCACTCGTTCGTGGGTCTGGCCGCGGTGCTGGTCGGCTGGAACGGCTACCTGCACATCGAGGCGCACCCCACCGGCGCGGACACCGCGGCGATGGCCGCCGAAGGCATGCTCGGCATCCATTCCGCCGAGGTGTTCATCGGCGTCTTCATCGGTGCCGTGACCTTCACCGGTTCGATCGTGGCCAACCTCAAGTTGTCGGCGAAGATCAAGTCCACGCCGATGATGTTGCCGGGCAAGAATTTCCTGAATGTCGGCGCGCTCGTGGTGTTCGTCGCACTGACGGTGTGGTTTGTCATCTCACCGGCACTGTGGCTGCTGATCGTCGTGACCGTGCTGGCGCTGCTGTTGGGCTGGCACCTGGTGGCCTCGATCGGCGGCGGCGACATGCCGGTGGTGGTGTCGATGCTCAACAGCTACTCCGGCTGGGCCGCCGCGGCATCCGGCTTCCTGCTGGGCAATGACCTGCTGATCATCACCGGCGCACTCGTGGGTTCCTCGGGTGCCTACCTGTCCTACATCATGTGCAAGGCGATGAACCGGTCGTTCATCTCCGTCATCGCAGGCGGTTTCGGCATCGAAGCCGGACCCGCGGAAGACAAGGACTACGGCGAGCACCGCGAGATCACCGCCGAGGCGGCCGCCGAACTGCTGAACTCGGCGTCGTCGGTGATCATCACGCCGGGCTACGGCATGGCCGTAGCGCAGGCGCAGTACGGCGTTGCCGATCTGACCCGCAAGCTGCGTGAGCGCGGGGTCAATGTCCGCTTCGGCATCCATCCGGTCGCGGGCCGGCTGCCCGGACACATGAACGTCCTCCTTGCCGAGGCCAAGGTGCCCTACGACATCGTGCTCGAGATGGACGAGATCAACGACGACTTCGACGGCACCACCGTCGTCCTCGTCATCGGCGCCAACGACACCGTGAACCCGGCGGCATCCGAGGACCCGGGGTCGCCGATCGCCGGTATGCCGGTGTTGACCGTGTGGGACGCCGACAACGTGATCGTCTTCAAGCGGTCCATGGCCTCCGGCTACGCCGGCGTGCAGAATCCCCTGTTCTTCCGCGAGAACACCCAGATGCTCTTCGGCGATGCCAAGGACCGCGTGGACGCCATCAACGCCGCGCTGTGA
- a CDS encoding taurine ABC transporter substrate-binding protein, producing MKLKALVVALVVSTLGLAGCAVDNSGQDAEKQTIRIAYQTFPSGDLIVKNNKWLEEALPDYNIKWTKFDSGADVNTAFIAKELDFGALGSSPVARGLSEPLNIPYQVAFVLDVAGDNEALVARNDSGVNTIADLRGKRVATPFASTAHYSLLAALDQNGLTPADVQLVDLQPQAILAAWERGDIDAAYTWLPTLDQLRTTGKDLITSRQLAADGKPTLDLGVVSTEFADAHPEVVDIWRQQEARALGVIKDDPDAAAKAIAAEIGLTPEETAGQLKQGVYLTPQELASAEWLGTDGAVGNIAANLQSASQFLAAQSQIPEAAPLETLQKAIYTKGLPDVLTQ from the coding sequence ATGAAACTGAAGGCTTTGGTTGTCGCCCTTGTGGTCTCGACTCTGGGACTGGCTGGCTGTGCGGTGGACAACTCAGGACAGGACGCCGAGAAGCAAACCATCCGCATTGCCTACCAGACGTTTCCGAGCGGCGATCTGATTGTCAAGAACAACAAGTGGCTCGAGGAGGCGCTGCCGGACTACAACATCAAGTGGACCAAGTTCGACTCCGGTGCCGATGTCAACACCGCATTCATCGCCAAGGAACTCGACTTCGGCGCCCTCGGCTCCAGCCCTGTGGCGCGTGGGCTGTCCGAGCCGTTGAACATCCCCTACCAGGTGGCGTTCGTGCTCGACGTGGCCGGTGACAACGAGGCACTGGTGGCCCGAAACGACAGTGGTGTGAACACCATTGCCGATCTGCGGGGCAAGCGTGTCGCCACCCCGTTCGCATCCACCGCCCACTATTCGCTGCTGGCGGCGCTGGATCAGAACGGACTGACACCGGCTGACGTCCAGTTGGTGGATCTGCAACCGCAGGCCATTCTGGCGGCCTGGGAGCGCGGCGACATCGACGCCGCCTACACGTGGCTGCCGACACTGGATCAGCTGCGGACCACGGGCAAGGACCTGATCACCAGCCGCCAACTGGCCGCCGACGGCAAGCCCACGTTGGATCTGGGTGTCGTGTCCACCGAGTTCGCCGATGCCCACCCCGAAGTGGTGGACATCTGGCGTCAGCAGGAAGCCCGTGCGCTTGGCGTCATCAAGGATGATCCGGACGCCGCGGCCAAGGCTATCGCTGCCGAAATCGGTTTGACCCCAGAGGAAACCGCCGGACAGCTCAAGCAGGGTGTGTACCTAACGCCGCAAGAGTTGGCCTCGGCCGAATGGTTGGGCACCGACGGCGCGGTGGGCAACATCGCGGCCAACTTGCAGAGTGCGTCGCAGTTCCTGGCAGCTCAGTCGCAGATTCCCGAAGCCGCGCCCCTGGAGACCTTGCAGAAGGCGATCTACACCAAAGGTCTGCCGGATGTCCTCACCCAGTGA
- a CDS encoding SRPBCC family protein, which translates to MPLVSKTVEVAAEESVILGIVADFEAYPQWNEEVKGCWILHRYPDGRPSQLRLDASVQGNDGTYIQAVYYPQPNQIQTVMQQGDHFSKQDQLFSVVGMGPTSLLTVDMDVEVDLGVPVPAMMVKKVINEALDHLANNLKARAEALATS; encoded by the coding sequence ATGCCTTTGGTGAGCAAGACGGTCGAGGTCGCGGCGGAGGAGTCCGTGATCCTGGGCATCGTGGCCGACTTCGAGGCCTATCCGCAATGGAACGAGGAAGTCAAAGGCTGCTGGATCCTGCACCGCTACCCCGACGGGCGACCCAGCCAGTTACGTCTGGACGCCTCCGTGCAGGGTAACGACGGCACCTACATCCAGGCCGTCTACTACCCGCAGCCCAACCAGATCCAGACCGTGATGCAGCAGGGTGACCACTTCTCCAAGCAGGATCAGCTGTTCTCTGTCGTGGGCATGGGCCCGACGTCTCTGCTGACCGTGGACATGGACGTCGAGGTGGATCTCGGGGTGCCGGTGCCGGCGATGATGGTCAAAAAGGTGATCAACGAGGCGCTGGATCACCTGGCCAACAACTTGAAGGCCAGGGCTGAGGCCCTGGCGACCAGCTAG
- a CDS encoding ABC transporter ATP-binding protein, giving the protein MSSPSDDGRVRIHNVSHRYGHAGDEVTALGPVDLDVEPGAFLVLVGASGCGKSTLLRLIAGFERPSEGEVAVSGSPPTPGVSAGVVFQQPRLFPWRTVGGNVDLALKYAEVPRERRAERRDQLLERVGLEGTAGRKIWEISGGQQQRVAIARALAADTPLFLLDEPFAALDALTRERLQEDVRQVSAESGRTTVFVTHSADEAAFLGSRIVVLTRRPGQVALDIPVDLPRSGVDPDELRRSPEYADLRAEVGRAVKAAAA; this is encoded by the coding sequence ATGTCCTCACCCAGTGACGACGGTCGGGTCCGTATCCACAATGTGAGCCACCGCTACGGGCACGCCGGCGACGAGGTGACCGCGCTGGGGCCGGTGGACCTCGACGTCGAACCGGGAGCTTTTCTGGTGCTGGTCGGGGCATCCGGGTGCGGTAAGAGCACGCTCTTGCGGCTGATCGCCGGCTTCGAGCGGCCTTCGGAAGGCGAAGTGGCAGTGTCGGGTTCGCCACCGACACCCGGCGTCAGTGCCGGCGTGGTGTTCCAGCAGCCAAGGTTGTTCCCGTGGCGCACGGTCGGCGGCAACGTCGACCTGGCGCTCAAGTATGCCGAGGTGCCGCGGGAGCGGCGGGCGGAGCGTCGCGATCAGCTGCTGGAGCGCGTGGGCCTGGAAGGCACGGCAGGCCGCAAGATCTGGGAGATCAGCGGCGGTCAGCAGCAGCGGGTGGCCATTGCCAGGGCGCTCGCCGCCGACACACCGCTGTTCCTGCTCGACGAACCGTTCGCCGCGCTGGACGCCCTCACGCGGGAGCGGTTGCAGGAGGACGTCCGTCAGGTGAGTGCCGAGTCGGGCCGGACCACGGTGTTCGTCACGCACAGCGCCGATGAGGCGGCGTTCCTGGGATCGCGCATCGTGGTGTTGACCCGGCGGCCCGGTCAGGTGGCGTTGGATATTCCAGTTGACCTGCCGCGCAGTGGTGTTGATCCGGATGAGCTGCGCCGTTCGCCCGAGTACGCCGATCTGCGGGCCGAGGTGGGTCGGGCAGTGAAGGCCGCGGCAGCCTGA
- a CDS encoding GntR family transcriptional regulator — MPAPAETRRTGLRRTQLSDEVAGRLRAEIMSGTLRPGTFIRLDETAAQLGVSITPVREALLTLRGEGMVQLEPHRGYVVLPMSRQDIADIFWLQSTIAKELAISATSRITDEDIDQLERLNDNLAEAVATGDSESVVLAEFAFHRTFNRAAGRIKLAWYLLHVARSMPALLYGADPEWGADAVTNHRDLIAALRARDADAAAAHTAWQFTDGASRLTEVLERSGIWDT; from the coding sequence GTGCCCGCACCAGCAGAAACACGGCGGACCGGCCTGCGCCGCACCCAACTCTCCGACGAAGTGGCCGGACGGCTGCGCGCGGAGATCATGTCAGGGACGCTGCGCCCAGGGACCTTCATCCGGCTGGACGAGACCGCGGCGCAACTCGGGGTCAGCATCACCCCGGTGCGCGAGGCGCTGTTGACGCTGCGCGGTGAGGGCATGGTGCAGCTGGAGCCGCACCGAGGCTACGTCGTGTTGCCGATGAGCAGGCAGGACATCGCCGACATCTTCTGGCTGCAGTCGACGATCGCCAAGGAATTGGCCATCAGTGCCACCAGCCGGATCACCGACGAGGACATCGATCAGCTGGAACGACTCAACGACAACCTCGCCGAGGCGGTGGCGACGGGCGACTCCGAGTCGGTGGTCCTGGCCGAGTTCGCCTTCCACCGCACGTTCAACCGGGCGGCAGGCCGGATCAAGCTCGCTTGGTACCTGCTGCACGTGGCCAGGTCCATGCCCGCATTGCTGTACGGAGCCGATCCGGAATGGGGCGCCGACGCGGTAACCAACCACCGCGATCTCATCGCCGCATTGCGGGCGCGCGACGCCGATGCCGCCGCGGCCCACACCGCGTGGCAGTTCACCGATGGCGCCAGTCGCCTGACGGAAGTGCTGGAACGCAGCGGGATCTGGGATACCTAG
- the fadD5 gene encoding fatty-acid--CoA ligase FadD5, translating into MTAQSAGRAITDTPATQPYLARRQNWITQLARHALMQPQDPALRFTGQTTTWAELHRRVTSLADALAHRGVRAGERVMILMLNRPEFVESFLAANMLGAIAVPVNFRLTPPEIAFLVSDCDARMVVTEPVLAPIAIAVRDLAPTLNTIVVAGAPTDEAVLGYEDLIDELNDPHEIADVPNDSAALIMYTSGTTGRPKGAVLTHTNLTGQTMTGFYTNGVDINNDVGFIGVPLFHIAGIGNMLTGLALGIPTVIHPLGAFDPGQLLDVLEAEKVTGIFLVPAQWQAVCAAQKAAPRDLRLRVMSWGAAPASDTLLRDMAETFPDTLILAAFGQTEMSPVTCMLLGDDAIRKLGSVGKVIPTVAARVVDEDMNDVPVGEVGEIVYRAPTLMAGYWNNPQATAEAFAGGWFHSGDLVRMDSDGYVWVVDRKKDMIISGGENIYCAEVENVLAAHPVIVEVAVIGRGHEKWGEVPVAVVAASEPGLTLEDLQDFLGDRLARYKHPRVLEIVEALPRNPAGKVLKTELRAKFGAGQERDSGDESS; encoded by the coding sequence TTGACCGCACAGTCGGCCGGACGAGCGATCACTGACACACCCGCCACGCAGCCGTATCTGGCCCGTCGTCAGAACTGGATCACCCAGTTGGCCCGACACGCGTTGATGCAGCCGCAGGACCCAGCGCTGCGCTTCACCGGCCAAACCACCACCTGGGCCGAGCTGCACCGCAGGGTGACCTCGCTTGCCGACGCACTCGCCCACCGTGGTGTGCGTGCTGGTGAGCGGGTCATGATCCTGATGCTCAACCGCCCGGAGTTCGTGGAGTCCTTCCTGGCCGCCAACATGCTGGGCGCCATCGCGGTGCCGGTGAATTTCCGTCTGACGCCGCCCGAGATCGCATTCCTGGTCTCGGACTGCGATGCCCGCATGGTGGTCACTGAACCGGTGCTGGCGCCGATCGCCATTGCAGTCCGGGATCTGGCGCCGACGCTCAACACCATCGTGGTGGCCGGTGCCCCCACCGATGAGGCGGTGCTGGGATACGAGGACCTGATCGACGAGCTCAACGATCCTCACGAGATCGCCGACGTACCCAATGACAGCGCCGCGCTGATCATGTACACCTCGGGCACCACGGGCCGGCCCAAGGGTGCGGTGCTTACCCACACCAACCTGACCGGGCAGACCATGACCGGCTTCTACACCAACGGTGTCGACATCAACAATGACGTCGGCTTCATCGGGGTGCCGCTGTTCCACATCGCGGGTATCGGCAACATGCTCACCGGGCTGGCGCTGGGAATCCCCACGGTGATCCACCCGCTGGGCGCCTTCGACCCCGGCCAGTTGCTGGATGTGCTGGAGGCCGAGAAGGTGACGGGCATCTTCTTGGTGCCGGCGCAGTGGCAGGCGGTGTGCGCGGCCCAGAAAGCCGCACCGCGGGATCTGCGGCTGCGGGTGATGTCGTGGGGTGCCGCCCCGGCCTCGGACACGCTGCTGCGTGACATGGCGGAGACCTTCCCTGACACCTTGATCCTGGCCGCGTTCGGCCAGACGGAGATGTCGCCCGTGACGTGCATGTTGCTGGGGGACGACGCGATTCGCAAGCTCGGCTCGGTGGGCAAGGTGATCCCGACGGTCGCCGCCCGGGTTGTCGACGAGGACATGAACGACGTCCCCGTGGGCGAGGTCGGTGAAATTGTCTATCGTGCACCGACTCTGATGGCCGGTTACTGGAACAATCCGCAGGCCACCGCCGAGGCCTTCGCCGGGGGCTGGTTCCACTCCGGGGATCTGGTGCGCATGGACTCCGACGGTTACGTCTGGGTGGTGGATCGCAAGAAGGACATGATCATCTCCGGCGGCGAGAACATCTACTGCGCCGAAGTGGAGAACGTATTGGCAGCCCACCCCGTGATCGTCGAGGTGGCGGTGATCGGCCGCGGTCACGAGAAATGGGGTGAGGTACCCGTTGCCGTGGTGGCCGCCAGCGAACCCGGCCTGACTCTGGAAGATCTGCAAGACTTCCTGGGCGACCGTTTGGCGCGCTACAAACATCCCCGCGTCCTGGAGATCGTCGAGGCTCTCCCGCGCAACCCCGCCGGCAAAGTGTTGAAGACGGAGTTGCGGGCCAAGTTCGGTGCTGGGCAAGAACGGGATTCTGGGGACGAAAGCTCCTGA
- a CDS encoding TetR/AcrR family transcriptional regulator: protein MASENGLTRREELLVVATKLFAARGYHGTRMDDVADVVGLNKATVYHYYASKSLILYDIYQRAADNTLAAVHDDPSWTAREALYQYTVRLLTQIATNPEGAAVYFQEQPYISEWFTEEQVAEIKEKESQVYEHVHGLIDRGIASGEFYPCDSHVLALGYIGMTLGAYRWLRPHGRRSAPEIAAEFSTALLRGLIRDEKVRVESPLGEGTTTASG, encoded by the coding sequence ATGGCTTCAGAGAACGGGCTGACTCGCCGCGAGGAGCTGCTGGTGGTGGCCACCAAGCTGTTTGCCGCCCGTGGCTACCACGGCACTCGGATGGATGATGTGGCCGACGTCGTGGGCCTCAACAAGGCCACCGTGTACCACTACTACGCCAGCAAGTCGCTGATCCTCTACGACATCTATCAGCGCGCGGCCGACAACACCCTGGCCGCGGTGCACGACGATCCGTCCTGGACGGCCCGCGAAGCGCTGTACCAATACACCGTGCGACTGCTCACCCAGATCGCCACCAACCCCGAAGGGGCCGCGGTGTACTTCCAGGAGCAGCCCTACATCAGCGAGTGGTTCACCGAGGAACAGGTCGCTGAGATCAAAGAGAAGGAATCCCAGGTCTATGAGCACGTCCACGGCCTGATCGACCGCGGCATCGCCAGTGGCGAGTTCTACCCGTGCGACTCGCACGTGCTGGCGCTGGGCTACATCGGCATGACACTGGGCGCCTACCGCTGGTTGCGGCCGCACGGCCGACGCTCGGCCCCAGAGATTGCCGCCGAGTTCAGCACCGCGCTGCTGCGCGGCCTGATCCGCGATGAGAAGGTGCGGGTGGAGTCACCTCTGGGCGAGGGCACCACCACCGCGTCGGGCTGA
- a CDS encoding class I SAM-dependent methyltransferase — protein sequence MVHTNFDAPISGWQDIPGWFQWRGLQAEAVEHFPDGSRFVEVGVYLGKSLCSLAEVVAGSQKDIAVLGVDTCQGSGPEGVSGIDAHRPAVEHGAGTTAGLLHRNVIACGFADSVQILVSDSLRAAALFPDESLSWVHLDARHDYDSVAADITAWRPKVVPGGWLSGDDYDEHAWPGVVAAVREALPMAQPWPTNQWRVCL from the coding sequence ATGGTTCACACCAACTTCGATGCTCCGATTTCCGGGTGGCAGGACATCCCCGGGTGGTTTCAATGGCGTGGCCTCCAGGCCGAGGCGGTCGAGCACTTTCCCGACGGCAGTCGGTTCGTCGAGGTCGGCGTGTACCTCGGCAAGAGTCTCTGTTCGTTGGCCGAGGTGGTGGCCGGCAGCCAGAAGGACATCGCGGTACTGGGCGTCGACACCTGCCAGGGGAGCGGGCCGGAAGGCGTGAGTGGAATCGACGCCCACCGCCCCGCCGTCGAGCACGGTGCGGGAACAACGGCAGGGTTGTTGCACCGCAACGTGATTGCGTGCGGATTCGCTGACTCGGTGCAGATCCTGGTCTCGGACTCGCTTCGGGCTGCGGCGCTGTTTCCCGACGAGTCACTGAGCTGGGTGCACCTGGATGCCCGCCACGACTATGACAGTGTCGCCGCCGACATCACGGCCTGGCGTCCCAAAGTGGTGCCCGGCGGGTGGCTTTCCGGCGATGACTACGACGAGCACGCGTGGCCGGGCGTGGTGGCCGCTGTTCGGGAGGCACTGCCGATGGCGCAGCCGTGGCCGACCAATCAATGGCGGGTCTGCTTGTGA
- a CDS encoding HAD-IIA family hydrolase produces the protein MRSPNTCWLTDMDGVLVREEHALPGAAEFLQRLADKGRPFLVLTNNSIFTPRDLAARLARSGLTVPEEAIWTSALATATFLHDQLPGGSAYCIGEAGLTTALHEVGYTLTDVGPDFVVLGETRTYSFEAITKAIRLIGAGARFIATNPDVTGPSAEGPLPATGSVAALITKATGREPYFVGKPNPMMFRSALNRIEAHSEETAMIGDRMDTDVVAGIEAGLDTILVLTGSTAETDIERYPFRPGRILPSIAEVIDLI, from the coding sequence GTGCGCTCCCCCAATACCTGCTGGCTCACCGACATGGATGGTGTGCTGGTCCGTGAAGAACATGCGCTCCCCGGGGCGGCCGAGTTCCTGCAGCGACTCGCCGACAAGGGTCGTCCGTTCCTGGTGTTGACCAACAACTCGATCTTCACTCCCCGTGATCTGGCGGCACGATTGGCCCGGTCGGGGCTCACGGTGCCCGAAGAAGCCATCTGGACCTCCGCGTTGGCCACGGCCACGTTCCTGCACGACCAGTTGCCGGGCGGCTCCGCCTACTGCATCGGCGAAGCCGGGCTGACGACGGCGTTGCACGAGGTCGGCTACACCCTGACCGATGTCGGCCCGGATTTCGTGGTGCTCGGAGAGACGCGCACCTACTCGTTCGAAGCCATCACCAAAGCCATCCGGCTGATCGGCGCGGGTGCCCGCTTCATCGCCACCAATCCCGACGTCACCGGCCCCTCGGCCGAAGGCCCTTTGCCCGCAACGGGTTCTGTCGCCGCGCTGATCACCAAGGCCACCGGCCGCGAGCCCTACTTCGTGGGCAAGCCCAACCCGATGATGTTCCGCAGCGCGCTCAACCGCATCGAGGCGCATTCGGAGGAAACGGCGATGATCGGCGACCGGATGGACACCGACGTGGTGGCGGGCATCGAAGCCGGCCTGGACACCATCCTGGTGCTCACCGGATCCACCGCCGAGACCGACATCGAGCGCTACCCGTTCCGGCCCGGCCGCATCCTGCCCTCGATCGCCGAGGTCATCGACCTGATCTGA